The nucleotide window TATTCCAACCGATCTTGAAACGAATTGGGGAACTCTCCAAGAGAAATTACGAAACGGCGGATGAGCCGATTAAGGTCGTCTTCCGCATCATCGCCGACCATATTCGATCTGCGACTTTCTGCATCGCTGATGGTGTTCGTCCTGAAAACACTGGTCGAGGCTATGTGCTCAGGCGCCTAATTAGACGAGCTATTTTGAAGGGCCAGCGTCAGCTTGGCTTTAAGAAGCCGTTCTTTGCCGACGTCTTCCCCGCCGTTGTTGAAGTCCTAAGCGACCAATATCCTGAACTAATCGAACGTCGTGATTTTATTATTCGAACGTTGCAAGACGAAGAAGATCTATTCCGTTCCAGACTCGCGGAAGGCATTAAGCGTGCGGAAGGTTTAGCCCTGACTGGCCGTGATGCGTTCATGCTCTACGACACCTACGGTTTTCCGCTTGAAGTAACGATGGAACTTGCTCAAGAGCGTGGGTTGACAATCGACCTCGAAGAGTTCAACCGCTCACTTGAAGAGCAGCGCCAACGTTCCAAGGTCGCCGGAGGAATAGCCGAGGATGTCTTCAGCAAAGACGCAGGCGTGCTTCAAGAACTCACTAAAACTATCCCTGCCACCCAATTCGCTGGTTATAGCGGATGTGAAGCTGAGGCGCAAGTAGTCGGTCTAATTGTCGAAGGCAAAATCGCCCAGAGCGCAAAGAAGGGCGATAGGGTCGAAGTTATCCTCGACCAAACCCCGTTCTATGCCGAGTCAGGCGGGCCGGTTGGTGACACAGGCAAAATCACAAGCCCCACAGGTTCGATTGAAGTCTTGGACACTCAAAAAGTCAACGAGCGCTGGGCACATATCGGCAAAGTGTTAGAAGGTGAAATTTCGGTAGGTGAGCAAGTTCATGCCGTAGTCGAGACCGCGCGGCGGATGGATATTGAACGCAACCACACGGCAACCCACCTGCTTCATGCCGCTCTTCGAACGGTATTAGGAGCGCATGTGCATCAAGCGGGATCGTTGGTAGCGCCGAACTCTCTGCGCTTTGACTTCACCCACAACAAGGCTATGACTGAAGACGAGATCAGAGGTGTGGAGGAGTTAGTTAATCATGAAATATTATCCGACCGAGTAGTTCAGGCTCACGCGGACATGCCGATTGCCGAAGCGCGCGAACGGGGAGCGATGGCTTTATTTGGTGAAAAGTACGGCGATAAGGTGCGCATGGTCGAGGTTGAACAGTTCTCACGAGAGCTTTGCGGTGGGCTGCACGTCGGCCACACATCCCAGATTGGCCAGTTTAGAATAACCACTGAAAGCAGTGTTGCCAGTGGGGTTCGGCGAATTGAAGCGGTCACAGGGATTGGCGCTTACCAATATGGCGTTGAGCGTGACAGACTCCTTCGCGAAGCTGCCGCTACTTTACGAACTTCGCCAAATGAAATCGCCGCCGGTATTGAGCGGCTTCAGAATCAGTTAAAACAAACCGAAAAACGCTTGGAAGGCCTCCGTACCGAACAAGCAAGCACGGGCGCTGAGGTCAAGGTGTTTGAAGTCGACGGCATTAAAATCGTCGCCCAAAAGGCCGAGAACACCGATGCCAAGTCTGCCTCGATTATTGCCGATCGCCTTGCCGAGCAAAATCCAGACAGCGCCGTCATCATCGCTGCCATAGATGAAGGTAAAGCAATGTTCGTTGCCAAAGTGCCGGCCTTGTTACTCCAAAAAGGGGTTCATGCAGGCAACTTGGTTCGCGAAGTTGCAAAAATCGCAGGTGGCGGCGGGGGAGGCCGACCCGATTTCGCTCAAGCCGGAGCTAAAGACCTTTCAAAAATCGATGAAGCCCTCTTAGCCGTTCCGGGAATTATAGAAGGTCAACTTAAATCCAAATAACAAAAAAAAATCAGGGCGCGGCTTGTGCCTCGCCCTGATTTTAGCTTCTTAATCCCCTAAAGTTCAGGGGGTCGTGTTTGGTTCCTTACTCATCAAACGACTCGTAGGTGGCGCGATGAGAACTAAAGGCGCAAAAAGGATAGCAAGTAGAAACAAAATCCCCATATCCATCGAGGAACGTGCACTGGAGCTGCCGCATTTTTTACAACACTTAATCATGAGCCTGGCCCCCTATTAATAAATTACTAACTAGCGTACTCCGTAGCGAGACGTTGAGCGATATCCGTCCAGATTGTAAACCTTTCCGGATGATTTTCGCAAGTGTGTGTATCCTTAAGAATCAACTCAATAACGCAGTTTTTCGATACTTCTAATGCATGACGGATATAATTTTCGATCATTTTCTCATCAAATCGACCGACTAGGTGTGACGGCTGTGGTTTCCATGAAAAAATAAATTTTTCCTGCAATTTCTCAGCACATTTATCCACATTGGCTGATGGCGCGATCGAGATTCGACGCATATTGGGGATGCTGCAAATATCATCAAGTTTGTTCGTCAAATCCTCGCAGCAGCCATAGCCAAGAAGACCCCAACCTTCGAGAAGTTTTTTCTCATATTCCAAAACAAACTCTCGGTGCATCTTCGGCGAGACCTGAGCCATTTCCTGAGCCTCAGCCGATGCCCACATATCACAAGGGCGAACACGGTCGGGATTAAAGCCGGGCTTTGGAAGTTCAGTCGAATAACCAACCCCGCCCGAATTTTGATAGCTCTTGTCATTGTTCAGACTGAGAAGATTCTGGTCGATATACTGCTTAATTCGCCGTTGTGCGGCCTCGGCGAGGAACGCCATCGCATCATGCAGCATTTCAGGCTCATCATACATATCTTCCATAACCTGACCGACACCTCGCCAAACGGTATAGATGCCCATAAGGTGGAAGGAGACATGCCGAACACCCTTGATCTGCACATCCATGATGTCGCCGATAAGATCCTGCATCATCTCGAACTCACTCATTGTTGCCGCTTCGTCATAAGTGTATTCGGGGAAGCGAAGTTTCTTGAGGTCACTTGCTTCTTTTATAACCGGTTCGATACGATAGGCACCCCTTGATGTGGTAGCAGAAACTTGCTTGCCTTCAATTCCCCAACTGGATTCATGAAGCTTCTTCTCCACAGTCCAGATCTTTTCAACCGGCTTATCATCGCGAATATTGTCATAAGCCCAAAGCTGCCTCAAAAGGTCAAATTCAATCCAACAAGCAGGCGCTTCGGTGCATTGCCTTGGGATAAAAGTATCTATTTCATCCCAAGAGCCTTCAGGGAAGACGAGGATCATCGGCTTCACTCTCTCAAGCCGGTTATGCCGCTTCCACATTTCCCGTTTCTTTTCCATTTTCGGCATATCAGCAATATCAGCAATCCGCTTAGCTAGGTCTCTTATTATCTGTCGGTCACGT belongs to bacterium and includes:
- the alaS gene encoding alanine--tRNA ligase yields the protein MNARELRRKYIEFFKSKDHREYPSSSLVPINVLGNEDESLLFTSAGMVQFKPYFLAVAQPPHPRLTDAQKCLRTTDIESVGDSSHLTFFEMMGNFSFGNYFKPEAIEWAWEFLTEWLKLDPSRLRVTVYKEDDEAYNLWLTKIGLHAERISRFDEDKNYWPGKAVTMGPNGPCGPCSEIFWDTSPDLPFDNEWNGDGNRWLEIWNLVFMQFERIGDLIIDNALTRDGHWENVELLPLPNKNVDTGMGLERTSAALLGMPSVYETDVFQPILKRIGELSKRNYETADEPIKVVFRIIADHIRSATFCIADGVRPENTGRGYVLRRLIRRAILKGQRQLGFKKPFFADVFPAVVEVLSDQYPELIERRDFIIRTLQDEEDLFRSRLAEGIKRAEGLALTGRDAFMLYDTYGFPLEVTMELAQERGLTIDLEEFNRSLEEQRQRSKVAGGIAEDVFSKDAGVLQELTKTIPATQFAGYSGCEAEAQVVGLIVEGKIAQSAKKGDRVEVILDQTPFYAESGGPVGDTGKITSPTGSIEVLDTQKVNERWAHIGKVLEGEISVGEQVHAVVETARRMDIERNHTATHLLHAALRTVLGAHVHQAGSLVAPNSLRFDFTHNKAMTEDEIRGVEELVNHEILSDRVVQAHADMPIAEARERGAMALFGEKYGDKVRMVEVEQFSRELCGGLHVGHTSQIGQFRITTESSVASGVRRIEAVTGIGAYQYGVERDRLLREAAATLRTSPNEIAAGIERLQNQLKQTEKRLEGLRTEQASTGAEVKVFEVDGIKIVAQKAENTDAKSASIIADRLAEQNPDSAVIIAAIDEGKAMFVAKVPALLLQKGVHAGNLVREVAKIAGGGGGGRPDFAQAGAKDLSKIDEALLAVPGIIEGQLKSK